In Rutidosis leptorrhynchoides isolate AG116_Rl617_1_P2 chromosome 6, CSIRO_AGI_Rlap_v1, whole genome shotgun sequence, the DNA window gtacccacggcggtggttatcattcgttgaagagcttgttctaaagtttcgagaggagtattgtgttgaccttggtgagccatttgttccttcatgagacaagaatatcgttggttagtattttcaacaatactaaccgtggcatggaataaggatagagagaaaatttttccttgactcgccttaaattctctatgtcaaaatgtcggaacgtccatgtgaatcaccgtaatataatcccggaaattatattaccctgattctcatgtgcatttaacattacttcataaagtcaaggtggcgcaccaacaaaatttatcaacgtaagatcaagatcgaatacgagttagatatgatagaagagttcgagtataaatgcacaattagtcaaataattcctacttcagtctatatgccggttgtagtctagattcacctatgtaccctatgactcggggtgaacacaaatgaactctaaatccctacaaccaaggctctgataccacctgtagcgaccccgacaaatcgtcaagtgacggcgtcggctacgtgggtcccattacctgattataagtctttaagatatcgtttgaccaaaatatgtcgccttcatttcaaaataaagattgtttcaaagtttacaagaattgttcaaccaaaagttaagttacaacgttatagatacgattgaaatctaggcgacacggtttaaagtaaagtcaaaagacgctccatgaaatgcatgtatactcgacatcggatgcaagtatcaaatagtaagcggaagcatgtttcacatatcgtgcaagacctgagaaaaacatagaaatctgttaacgaaaacgttggtgaaatcataggtttaagtaagtaagtacaagtgaaccacaagatttgcatcaatgaaataatagtaatacattccaaaagtttgtttcacgagcacccaattatcaaagcttaacattccttccattgtataccccatcacttagtgctagaacaaacactgattctcgaaaatatatttcatccgtagacggtagcgaaccgtcaaggatgagggttgtcaacccatatggccatataacataagttctcgcttacacccggcaagtgtaactaatgataatcgaattgaggatttttgttctaaactcgtatgtagaatgtttgttttcccgttcttgtgttcacttagttcaaaagaatcgtttatgttttctcatcccaaatataagttcaaaaagagtaaaagtgggactatgatctcaccttgagtacaagagttaataaagtacttcaacaagtaaccgtgtgcaaggacaaggctagtcttgacctaaacatataggttatatcaataacggtaaacacaaacggtcaaagatgttcaattagtcctatggctcgttacgactcgattatattaacatgtgaatcaactagtcaagtttcatgcaagttacaagtaaataatcatgttagaaaggttgcataagtatttggttaagtttgacaaaaagtcaaacttggtcgggtcaaagtcaacggaaaagtcaacggggtcgggttgggtatccgacaatttttctaagttatataatcatatatgagcatgttggccaagtttcatgttaatcggaggtccgtagcatagcaaacattttcatgtcaaatgaccaaatcgaacagccagttttagtgtatcaggacggggtcccaaaaatcaggacggggtcctgatatgaagagtgggacggcgtcccaattgtcaggacggcgtcccaatatgaagggtgggacggcgtctaggttgttgggacggcgtcccataaggattacaggtcctgtttgcagaaaacacaaggcacgagccaaacttcaatcaatcctagtttatgatccgcaaacaattaagacatgtattttatatcaccggaaagctctttcgacaaggaacacaactagatacatttcctaaatcaaatttatcattttagacaacaaaaatctcgtcgaaagttcgttaaatgttccaaaacaaggtttcaagttcatcaattgcaattcaagtttcgggaatccaatttatacataggatatgccgttttgaaggtaatgaaatgtgtaatacaactaaacacttatcaataacattaacaagcattcaacgcatcaaaagttcgttttaagagttgtcaaaccctaaccaaacctcaaaatcactaatcatgtttttggagtttccttaatcaacctatacatcaaaacgaagctaatgatactagtaacacaattaaaacatgcactttaacaatctaacaacattaactcatccaaaatcaaggattaagcacacccatttcaagttcatgctagttactccaaaaacaacaaatcgagcaaaccaaacatatattcatgttagactcgagccatagacactaactaacaccatttcaaatcaaaaacacgaatttagagaaatctagagttttagaaatgttacccaaacgagatgaagttggtatcaaattgtagaggatgaagagaggattccaaatatgtaatcggatttgttgtgagcttccaagattgaatttagatgatgaatgaatggaatgggtttgtgtgtgtgttcttgagatggagagaaaagggatgagggagatgatggaatggatgaaatgggttgactagttgacctagtcaactagtttgcccatttggcaactccggtccctcgggtttcaaagcgggtgcgggatttaaccgatcgaatatttttaaaacgcaagttaacgagagatgttataattaaatgacggaattattatgaacgttagtcaacggaaactacgaatttaaataacgaaaggtattatttaaaagaaaaagacggtgttaaaaataaatttaacggaaaaacgcgggatgttacacacaaACCTTAACTCTCTCAAGTTAATATTCGTGCACGAAATTCACGAAACTATGATCGATATGAAGATCGCTGTCAAAAATAACCAAATTTTCGACGAATGAATATATGTAATTGAACCAAAACTTGAGCAATGTCGAACTTCATTGAAAATTTAGAAACCCATCTATGTGAAATAATTTCACCAAACTTTTGAAGGGTAGTGCGGCCTAATACACGTTATATCGCGAAGCAAAGCGAACCACAAAAAATCTATGGTTGTGGTTCCAGTaagatcctattttctcgagctcAACTACCAGTTCTATGCACCTAAAAGGTATGTAATCCAAACGTCCCCTAACATGCGCATGTAATTGTTACAAAAGGTGGTTTTCCGTTTCGTTGGAAGTTTATTGGTTCTCGCCTTCAATCTTCTCGGTGGCAATTACTTCTTGCTTTTTTCTCGCTCTCTTCTACACGAAGATTTAAGGGATTGGATGTTTCAATGTATTAGTTTGGTTGTTTGTTTAATCATTGTTGTATGTTTGATCATTGTTGTAGGACTAGTTGTTAGGTTTCGACTTTTAGGTGGCATATTGACAAATAGATCTTCGGATCTATTCAAGCATACTGGTTGAGTCTACATCACTTGTACTTGTTCGATAGACTTTTAATTTAAACTCATGGTTTtcgcaaaaaaataaataaataaataaataaataaataaataaaaataataataataaataaataaataaataaataaataaataaatggaaaTAACGTTTTGAGGGGTATCCATGCAATTAACCAAAACTTGGtggatgaaatgaaattaatttatAACCCATTCTAAATTTCCGATTCAAAAGTAGGCTCGGATGACTGTTGGTGTCCGAACCTCAAACTCACCTTTTTCTCTTGCTCTTTGAATCCATCTTCTCTTCTTTTGGTCCCTCTTCTTTAAGCTTTCTTTAGTTTTACCAAAAACCCATCTCCAATTCGAATTTTGTGCTGAAAAATTCATCTGGGTTTCATTACAATATCTCTTTATTTGATTCTTTAACAATATTTAACATAAAGCCATTAGTAACGCATCTTCTGGCTTAGTTGACCGTTTCACTTTAAACCCTAGAAATCAATTCGCATAAAGATTTGTTCTTTCTGTATAATATCATAAATCTTAAGAAACCCAATTTTTTATCTGGGTTTTCGAACGAAACCCTAGAACTAAATTTGGAAAAAGATTTGTTCTTGTTGTTTAAATTTACAACCCCTAGGAAACCCAATTTGGGATCTAGGTTACAAACCGAAACCCTAGAAGTAATTAGAAAAAAGATTTGTTCTTGTTGTTTAAATTTACAATTCCTAAAAAACCCAATTTGCGATCTTGGGTACAAACCAAACCCTAGAAGTAAATTTAAAAAAAGATTTGTTCTTGTTGTTTAAATTTACAATTCCTAAAAAACCCAATTTGCGATCTAGGGTACAATCAAAACCCTAGAAGTAAATTTGTAAaattaattgatttgtaaaattaaTTGATTTTTCAAATTTTGTACAAAACAAAAGTTTGAAGGATTACTAGGAATGGAAGTGGATAGAATGGCTAAAAGATCATCTTTTGGGAGGTCAATAAGAAAGAGGCTTTCTGATATCACAAATTATCAGCCACAACCCAAATCCTCAACGGTTTTCGATCAGACTCTTCCGCTCAATGATTCATCGTCTTCCGTTAAAGAGCATATTGGTAATCTATTAAAGGTGAAAATCCCATTTGTTCTACTTTTGTTGTTATTCTTTTGTGTAAATGAATTTTATATAGTGATATAAAGAGATTGTGAAAATTGATGAAAAAATCATATGATTGACATTTGTATTGTAACTGAAATATTAGAGTGATAGCTGCACCATAGACTACGCTAATTGTGGTTTTTTTCTAATGATCAAATGAAGCAGGAAAATGCAGGGCTGTTGCAAACAATTACAGAGAAAAAGTAAGTCAGTTATTCATGATTTTATTGATAAATATTGTCTTTCATATTCATGTTATTAacagtatttattaattattaattatatacatatacatgtatgaaATCAGCAAAGTTATAGAGCTGAATGGACTAGAGCTTCAAAAGCTGAGAGTTATGCTTCAGAAAACACAGTTACAGAATTGGAACCTTGCTCAATCAAACAGCCATATGATGGCGGTTGGTACATTGCTTTAGAAACTTAATAATGGACAAATCGGGCGGGTTCATTTGGGTTGGGTTTTGGTCAATACACTCGATCtccaatttttaatattttatccaAAAAATTGTGTATAtgatcaaaatatttatatattatctgaAAATTTAAGGAGTGATTTAGTAGGCTGTATGCAATTTGGGCGAGTTCTGACCTGTTTGACCCTCTCAATCTATCTGGCTCGTTTAGCATCTGCTGTGTTTTAAATATAACTTAACCTGAAACAATCCGTTTATTAGTTAATGGGTTGAAATTTCCACCTCAACTCTACATTGTGAAATTTGAGTGATTATGTGACATCACATTTTTTATATTTATTGGTTATGTAAAAATTTAAAAGAAGGCTGACGTTAACATGTAACTTTTGATTTGCAGGAGCTTAACTTAGGTAAACAGAAGGTATAAAATTTGAATGTCGCACTATTTATTATTTCGTGCACTTACGTGGCATATATCTGATATGTATATATTCTCATAACAGCTAAAAACACTTCAACATCAACTTAACTGCAAGGATGCTATGCTTAAAACCATAAAAAAGGAACATCAGGTTATACCATCTCCCTTAACCCATTTAAACCTGTTGCCCAACCCGCTCATTTTGTCACATCTAGTATCCTGCATCGTTAATTAATACTGTCTTTCTTTTTTGGTGATGAAGGATAATGGAAATGTCGATAAAGAACAACCAACTGTGAGCAAAAATATGCATTCTAGGAGAAGCCAATGTAAATGATACAAAACAAGACGGTTGtcttaatttaattataaaaatttGAGTTCTTATATGACTAACTCATGTCTCTTATATATGCAGCAATTGCCTCCTTTAAAACTACAGTACAACGAGCTTCTGAGAAAGAAACATTTGAGAACAAAAGGTTAGCTCATTTTGTAGTTAAATCGAAAAATTAACGAAGCATATCAAACGGGATTTTATAAAGTAAACCAAGTTGTATCTTCTTATGTTACTGTAGTACTTAGTTTATACTCTAACTTGAATGATTATTACTTAGTTATTATTGTGAGACAAAATGCTAGTGTGCACTGATGTTTACAAACGCTGTGTATGCAGACGCTGTGTGAGACGACAATCAGCTAGATTCGCATCAGAAGAACAACATGAACCGAAAGAAGAGAACTTGTTTGAGATTGAAGATTTAAAGATACATGAAGATGGTCCAACTGCAAGAACGATCGAACaaaaagttatcaaaagtggtaCAAAACTGGACCCACGAGAATTACATAGAACGTCATTAGGTCGACCATCGCGTAGAGCTGCTGAAAAGATCCAGTCTTACAAGGAAACTCCGGTCAACATCAAAATGAGAAGACCAGAATAGTTGTAGTGTGTGTGCTAAATTAAATTAAATGCGTGATTTATATTGCCTTTTCTTGTCAAGTACTGATATGATAATGATTTCACAATGAATTAGTAACAAGTTACATTAACAAATAGTCATACGAGTTTGTGAATGAAAGCAATGGCGTCGGGACCTCGAATCCAATTGACTTCGCTCTGGTTGCACCTAAATTTGACAAAGCTAAAGGGAAATTACCTATGGCCGAGGAGGAGTTTGCGACTTTTGATGAAAGATGAAGAGTATGTAGGACGTTGAAGTCAAGGGAAGCCTTATTAATTCGAGTGTTC includes these proteins:
- the LOC139851325 gene encoding uncharacterized protein; this encodes MEVDRMAKRSSFGRSIRKRLSDITNYQPQPKSSTVFDQTLPLNDSSSSVKEHIGNLLKENAGLLQTITEKNKVIELNGLELQKLRVMLQKTQLQNWNLAQSNSHMMAELNLGKQKLKTLQHQLNCKDAMLKTIKKEHQDNGNVDKEQPTVSKNMHSRRSQSIASFKTTVQRASEKETFENKRRCVRRQSARFASEEQHEPKEENLFEIEDLKIHEDGPTARTIEQKVIKSGTKLDPRELHRTSLGRPSRRAAEKIQSYKETPVNIKMRRPE